In Phormidium yuhuli AB48, one genomic interval encodes:
- a CDS encoding Card1-like endonuclease domain-containing protein, with protein MKNQYLPYAAMTLLSFSLCLLGFLITPNSPHLGGLMGLLAGSSLGILLLQVTRFDHKSRSDQQKSNPRQSLGDLTQDFHVLSEQVLQLDLQHNHQIDELKRQIDVIQSREQQFQENINNVNEKINICLTKLNQPIIQTKVDKPKTRLKDTSEEQSSSQIIQWLRSYQVELVNSYSGHDADTILDQTAFFIGSNYPLLHDVLHKIRQSLSCDHFGFRVNLTNEPEQRITAVTNLGTKLKSIGFLSYTYQRQGGRRTAHIRTLDSNGTQFLTGEWLERYAYQVVTKIFEQKGLEYEALMNVIIKDKDGTQSEIDLLCFVKEKPLWIECKVANCEEFISRYSRFAKLFNLNPQQIFLVVLDMPREQAQTLTDIHHVQVVTPDEVPDAIEHTLQVFDGAKPVRRAVLSSSESGVNEPEVFYRLGTPMQLQSFLIAAGLRPLPKDRERLIQTLIERVSSQTSPQTISHIKTDLYASLNEDVSRSKISEFLRICLKSGCFLDPNHQVVKDFRTPVSDLISQDWRDLEDKCVEGIASRLLIQDAHYFQSADKCSHFQSVVGAAPPEPSRLAELEAEIKGLA; from the coding sequence ATGAAGAATCAGTATCTACCCTATGCTGCCATGACTCTACTCAGTTTTAGTCTCTGTCTTTTGGGCTTTTTGATTACCCCAAATTCACCTCATCTCGGAGGCTTGATGGGACTCTTGGCGGGTAGCTCGTTAGGGATTCTACTGCTACAGGTGACCCGATTTGATCATAAATCTAGGTCAGATCAACAGAAGAGTAACCCGCGTCAAAGTTTGGGAGACTTAACACAGGACTTTCATGTCTTATCGGAGCAAGTGCTACAGCTAGACCTTCAACATAACCATCAAATCGATGAACTCAAGCGTCAAATTGATGTGATTCAGTCTAGAGAACAGCAATTTCAAGAAAATATAAATAATGTCAACGAAAAGATAAATATTTGCCTAACAAAGCTAAATCAACCTATCATTCAAACAAAAGTTGATAAACCCAAAACTAGACTCAAAGATACCTCCGAGGAGCAATCCTCCAGCCAAATTATTCAATGGCTCAGGTCATATCAGGTTGAGCTTGTAAATTCTTATTCAGGACATGATGCTGATACAATTCTCGACCAAACAGCATTTTTTATTGGAAGTAATTATCCCTTATTACATGATGTTCTACATAAAATTCGTCAGAGTTTATCCTGTGATCACTTTGGATTTCGAGTTAACTTAACAAACGAACCTGAACAACGAATAACAGCGGTCACCAATTTAGGTACGAAATTAAAAAGTATAGGATTTCTGAGCTATACCTATCAGCGACAGGGTGGCAGACGAACTGCACATATTCGGACCCTCGACAGTAATGGAACCCAATTTTTAACAGGAGAATGGCTAGAACGCTATGCCTATCAAGTCGTGACAAAAATCTTTGAGCAAAAAGGGTTAGAGTATGAAGCCTTGATGAATGTTATTATCAAGGATAAAGATGGAACTCAGTCAGAAATCGATCTGCTGTGCTTTGTTAAAGAAAAACCTCTTTGGATTGAATGTAAAGTGGCAAACTGTGAAGAATTTATTTCGCGCTATTCACGGTTCGCCAAACTTTTCAACCTAAATCCACAACAGATATTTTTAGTCGTTTTGGATATGCCACGAGAGCAAGCCCAGACCTTAACGGATATCCATCATGTTCAGGTTGTCACGCCCGATGAGGTGCCAGATGCGATTGAGCATACCCTCCAGGTGTTTGATGGAGCGAAACCTGTACGGCGAGCTGTTCTATCTTCATCGGAGTCAGGGGTTAACGAGCCGGAAGTCTTTTATCGGTTAGGGACTCCCATGCAGCTTCAATCTTTCCTGATTGCGGCGGGTCTCAGACCCTTGCCCAAAGACCGAGAAAGATTGATCCAAACCCTAATTGAGCGAGTTTCGTCTCAAACGAGCCCCCAAACCATCTCTCACATCAAAACAGATTTGTATGCGAGTTTAAATGAAGACGTTTCTAGATCTAAAATTTCCGAATTTTTGAGGATATGTTTAAAAAGCGGCTGTTTTTTAGATCCGAACCATCAGGTTGTTAAGGACTTTAGAACGCCGGTGTCTGATCTCATTTCCCAAGACTGGCGAGACTTGGAGGATAAATGTGTTGAGGGGATTGCATCGCGGTTACTGATCCAGGATGCCCATTATTTTCAATCAGCAGATAAGTGTAGTCATTTTCAATCGGTGGTTGGTGCAGCCCCCCCAGAACCGAGCCGTTTGGCAGAGCTGGAGGCGGAAATTAAGGGGTTAGCCTAG
- a CDS encoding RDD family protein: MDDNPLYFRAPRVPLWRRGCAFGFDSAIAWFLATLIGGPTLMPRLIVFALTWFSMRVIVPSSYFGQSPGRWAFDMRVVSDRDNRTPLWQDLAKREAIAGLAVFLALLGLFNLGTRNAFYLILLLPLGMDVGVAWFDPVDPSAFHDRVSETRVVATRRGYSLDLKVKKWVALISRNVKQ; the protein is encoded by the coding sequence ATGGATGATAATCCTCTCTACTTCCGCGCTCCTCGTGTTCCCCTTTGGCGACGAGGTTGTGCCTTTGGCTTCGATAGTGCGATCGCCTGGTTCCTGGCGACCCTGATTGGGGGGCCAACTCTGATGCCGCGCTTGATTGTGTTCGCCCTCACCTGGTTCTCCATGCGGGTGATTGTGCCGAGTTCCTATTTCGGTCAAAGTCCTGGACGCTGGGCCTTCGATATGCGGGTGGTGAGCGATCGCGATAATCGGACCCCCCTCTGGCAAGACTTAGCCAAACGAGAAGCGATCGCCGGACTCGCTGTTTTCCTGGCCCTGCTGGGACTATTCAACTTGGGAACCCGCAATGCCTTCTATCTGATTCTGCTGCTGCCCTTGGGAATGGATGTCGGGGTCGCCTGGTTTGACCCCGTTGACCCCTCGGCGTTCCACGATCGCGTCAGTGAAACCCGCGTCGTAGCAACCCGTCGCGGCTATTCTCTGGATCTTAAAGTCAAAAAATGGGTTGCTCTAATTAGCCGAAATGTGAAACAATAG
- the rpmG gene encoding 50S ribosomal protein L33, with the protein MAKGVRIVVTLECTECRTNPDKRSNGVSRYTTQKNRRNTTGRMELKKFCPHCNKHTVHKETK; encoded by the coding sequence ATGGCTAAGGGCGTTCGCATTGTTGTGACCCTCGAATGCACCGAGTGTCGCACCAACCCTGACAAGCGGTCTAACGGCGTGTCCCGATACACGACCCAGAAAAACCGCCGCAACACCACGGGACGGATGGAACTCAAGAAGTTCTGCCCCCATTGCAACAAACATACGGTTCACAAAGAAACCAAATAA
- a CDS encoding ATP-binding protein, which translates to MKMVFALKRLKRLQKNLTVQILALVGLYVLLYGVMRAITLKDLRIALIGVPPGFGLAALLLGGQRLGVGILLGAFLGPYFQGMSLLPSLFWAIVQTLQVSLGALLLTRSHFRTSLERLKDVALLVLFGCIVTAFVSTPFQAAILGYVSLQKVEFANLWWLTALGTLSGIATITPLCLALCDRRCDLPREELRERSLKRYLEIIGLLLSTIAVGWFVFSSRSRAYSYEFPLEYLPFPILMWTALRFGKRGTVSINFIIATMAVWGILRNSGPFLIQARTLTQAVLSLQAFISVVSIASLILATTLAGQRRTQASLKRNQARLQNAQSMTQLGHWDLDLSDGNLYWSKELCQIFGWRKPRSPSREHLEAALHPDDRPSVSQAYQKLLNHNIAFCLDYRILRQDGEERLVRERATLSANYAIGTLQDITELQRWQELKEAKEAAETANRAKSTFLANMSHELRTPLNAIIGYSELLEEELSDIDNPELLEDIQRIYRSGYHLLSIISDILDISKIEAGRVKLNYGVFDVRGLVDTTVAKIESLIYANENNLEIVYKNSPEIIYGDAQRVRQILLNLMSNAAKFTRSGKIQLIIIEKNNIVRFIVSDTGIGIPTELHERIFQPFSQGDASSTRQHGGTGLGLAIAAQFAQMMGGKISVDSRVGQGSTFIFDLPIEPPEPNNYLS; encoded by the coding sequence ATGAAGATGGTCTTTGCTTTGAAACGACTCAAGAGACTGCAAAAGAACCTGACCGTCCAGATCCTAGCCCTGGTCGGTTTATATGTTCTCTTATATGGGGTGATGAGGGCGATTACCCTGAAAGACCTGCGAATCGCCTTGATCGGAGTTCCCCCAGGTTTTGGACTGGCGGCTTTACTGTTGGGGGGACAGCGATTAGGAGTTGGTATACTGTTAGGTGCTTTCCTGGGCCCCTATTTTCAAGGGATGTCGCTGCTTCCGAGTCTATTTTGGGCGATCGTCCAAACCCTGCAAGTCTCCCTAGGGGCGTTATTACTGACGCGATCGCACTTTCGCACCTCCTTAGAACGGTTGAAGGATGTGGCCCTACTTGTCCTATTTGGCTGCATCGTCACGGCCTTCGTCAGTACCCCTTTTCAAGCCGCTATCTTAGGATATGTGAGTCTCCAGAAGGTGGAGTTTGCCAATTTGTGGTGGTTAACGGCCCTAGGAACCCTTAGCGGTATTGCCACCATAACGCCTCTGTGCCTGGCCCTGTGCGATCGCCGTTGTGACTTACCCCGAGAAGAACTGCGGGAGCGATCGCTCAAACGCTACTTAGAAATTATTGGACTGCTTCTGTCGACGATCGCTGTCGGTTGGTTTGTCTTTAGTTCTCGCAGCCGGGCCTACAGCTATGAGTTTCCCCTAGAATATCTCCCCTTCCCCATTCTGATGTGGACAGCCCTACGTTTTGGTAAACGGGGAACCGTCTCCATCAACTTTATCATCGCCACCATGGCCGTTTGGGGAATTCTGCGTAATAGTGGTCCCTTTCTCATCCAAGCACGCACCTTAACTCAAGCTGTCTTATCCCTACAAGCCTTCATTAGCGTTGTCTCCATCGCCTCCCTAATCCTGGCTACCACCCTCGCCGGCCAACGACGGACTCAAGCCTCTCTCAAACGTAACCAAGCCCGTTTACAGAATGCCCAAAGCATGACCCAACTCGGTCATTGGGACTTAGATCTCAGTGATGGTAATTTATATTGGTCGAAAGAACTCTGCCAAATTTTTGGCTGGAGGAAGCCGCGATCGCCCAGCCGAGAACACCTTGAGGCAGCCCTTCACCCGGATGATCGCCCTTCCGTCTCTCAGGCCTATCAAAAGCTCCTCAATCACAATATCGCCTTCTGCCTTGACTATCGAATTCTACGGCAAGATGGTGAAGAACGCTTAGTCCGTGAACGGGCCACCCTATCTGCAAACTATGCCATTGGGACCTTGCAAGATATTACTGAACTCCAACGATGGCAAGAACTGAAGGAAGCTAAGGAAGCCGCAGAAACCGCTAATCGTGCGAAAAGTACGTTTTTGGCTAATATGAGTCATGAATTGCGGACTCCCCTCAACGCTATTATCGGGTATAGTGAACTCCTCGAAGAAGAACTCAGCGACATAGATAATCCTGAACTTCTTGAAGATATTCAACGCATTTATCGTTCAGGCTATCATCTCCTTTCCATTATCAGTGATATTTTAGATATTTCCAAAATCGAAGCGGGTCGAGTCAAGTTAAATTATGGCGTTTTCGATGTCAGAGGATTAGTTGATACAACTGTCGCCAAAATTGAAAGTCTAATTTATGCAAACGAAAATAACTTAGAGATTGTTTACAAAAATTCTCCCGAAATTATCTATGGCGACGCCCAACGAGTGCGGCAAATTTTGCTTAATCTCATGAGCAATGCTGCCAAATTCACCCGCTCTGGAAAAATTCAATTAATTATCATCGAAAAAAACAACATTGTTCGCTTTATCGTCTCCGACACCGGAATCGGTATCCCGACCGAACTACATGAACGTATCTTTCAACCCTTTTCCCAGGGGGATGCATCGAGTACTCGGCAACATGGAGGGACTGGTCTAGGACTGGCGATCGCTGCCCAGTTTGCCCAAATGATGGGAGGAAAAATTTCCGTTGACAGTCGTGTGGGACAAGGCTCAACCTTTATCTTCGATCTCCCCATCGAACCCCCCGAACCCAATAACTATCTATCGTAA
- a CDS encoding DUF2079 domain-containing protein codes for MLGISQIRRYLGTRLLGYGAWVALALFICSSLRHGLFKSTAMDLGFFDQALYLISRGQPPIISFWGHHVLGGHGDYSLYLLAGFYRLWPDVHWLLAIQALALALGGVMVAALARQRGISVTTARGLALAFWCYPLVFNVNLFDFHPEVMAVPALLAGIWLARARGTLVGFTGLLLFVLGCKAVLSLTVAAMGLWLWLFEKRPRYGGLALGLGTVWFVVVTQVVIPHFRPDGVEALFRYDYLGGSLGEILLNLLIQPQLFWGKLFSGESFVYVGLVLLPMAWGLSWGQLTPLLGALPTLALNLLAEHPLQRTLEHQYALPLLPFLFVVAVDTVAVKGGLWRRLGDRGLLIWSLTALLVLGNPNKLLRGFEGLETWQATREAIALVPPEAAVLTDNYLAPHLTHRQTVLLLGHPSPLPVDLDQPDYVVLNTRYPWRGTEELARGLVLHFLQDPQFEVRYQRYEVFVFGRRE; via the coding sequence ATGTTGGGAATTAGTCAGATACGCCGCTATCTGGGGACGCGGCTGCTGGGGTATGGGGCCTGGGTGGCCTTGGCCCTATTTATCTGTAGTAGTCTCCGTCATGGCTTGTTTAAGTCGACGGCCATGGATTTGGGGTTTTTTGACCAAGCCCTTTATTTAATCAGTCGTGGCCAACCTCCGATTATTTCCTTTTGGGGTCATCATGTCTTGGGGGGTCATGGGGATTATAGTCTCTATCTCCTGGCGGGGTTCTATCGTCTGTGGCCCGATGTCCATTGGTTGTTGGCGATTCAGGCCCTGGCGTTGGCGTTGGGAGGGGTGATGGTGGCGGCGTTGGCCCGTCAGCGGGGAATTTCCGTGACGACGGCGAGAGGGTTGGCCTTAGCCTTTTGGTGTTATCCCTTGGTGTTTAATGTCAATCTCTTTGACTTTCACCCGGAGGTGATGGCGGTTCCGGCCCTATTGGCAGGGATTTGGCTGGCCCGGGCGAGGGGGACGCTAGTGGGGTTTACGGGACTGTTGCTGTTTGTGTTGGGTTGTAAGGCGGTGTTGTCCCTGACGGTGGCGGCTATGGGACTGTGGTTATGGCTGTTTGAGAAACGCCCTCGCTATGGGGGGTTGGCGTTGGGGTTGGGGACGGTTTGGTTTGTGGTGGTAACTCAGGTGGTGATTCCTCATTTTCGACCGGATGGAGTGGAGGCCCTGTTTCGTTATGACTATTTGGGAGGGTCTCTGGGGGAGATTCTGCTGAATTTGCTGATACAACCGCAGTTGTTTTGGGGCAAGCTGTTTTCAGGGGAGAGTTTTGTTTATGTGGGATTGGTTCTGTTGCCGATGGCCTGGGGCCTCTCTTGGGGACAGTTGACTCCGCTGTTGGGGGCACTGCCGACGTTGGCCTTAAATCTTCTGGCGGAACATCCGCTACAACGAACTCTGGAACATCAATATGCGTTGCCTCTATTACCGTTTTTGTTTGTGGTGGCGGTGGATACGGTGGCAGTGAAGGGGGGATTATGGCGGCGTTTGGGCGATCGCGGCCTGCTCATCTGGTCGTTGACGGCCCTGTTGGTGTTGGGCAATCCTAATAAGTTATTACGGGGTTTTGAGGGGTTGGAAACCTGGCAGGCGACACGGGAGGCGATCGCCCTGGTTCCCCCGGAGGCGGCAGTATTGACGGATAATTATCTCGCCCCCCATTTGACGCATCGGCAAACGGTCTTGTTATTGGGCCATCCCAGTCCTTTACCGGTTGATTTAGACCAACCGGACTATGTGGTTCTGAACACTCGTTATCCCTGGCGGGGAACGGAGGAGTTGGCGAGGGGGTTAGTTCTCCATTTTTTACAAGACCCCCAGTTTGAGGTGCGTTATCAGCGGTATGAGGTGTTTGTGTTTGGGAGAAGGGAATAG